Within Triticum dicoccoides isolate Atlit2015 ecotype Zavitan chromosome 1B, WEW_v2.0, whole genome shotgun sequence, the genomic segment TATATGACAatggtgtggtgggaagtttagtatcATACCGCTAGTTGAAGAGCAGTTGTACCTTCTTATAACGGATTCTCTTCCACATGCTATTGAAGCTTGACAAGAGAAGTGGTTCCCACGCGCTCCTCCTCCGGCGTCCGCCTCGCCTCGCCACAACGCGTCGCGGGTTGCACGAATGAGCCGACCCaagctcacacctatgcgcttatttttgccgGTCTGGAACGAAGAATCCTTGACAGAAGAGCCACGAGCTAAGATGTCGGATCATGGGTTGTTACCGACCCGAACATGGGTCCAACCCACGCCTCTTTACACGGTCGCACCTATATATTGGAGGCGCCGACCAACCCTAGCCGCTATGAAGAATAGATCGCATCTGCTTTGCCTCCACGCACACCAGAACCTATCGTTCCTTTTGCTGTTGCTGCCGTCGGTGATCCCGTCCTGCCCACCGCGTACACGGTTAACGGGAGAGCAAGCCTCTGAAACCCCGCCTATCTAGATTTTTGGGGAACGTCTCCTATGCGATTGCTCACCGCCGTTTATCTATGTCCGcgtcgtcttcgtcatcaccatgtccaccaccAATGAAGCCGACCGTCTCGTCGCCGAGAAACTTGAAGTCGGGAAGAAGACCGCCAAGGAGACCGCTGGCCACCGCCTTGGTTTCGgcttactggagggtataactcgtttatcccgctcttgTTTATTTCTATGTAGCGTGCTAGCATCATGTGTAGATGTGTCTACTGTTTGCGTAGTACGGTCTTATTTGGATAGATTAATTCTGTCAATGTCATGATCACGATTGCTGGAGGGTATAAAAAAATGCTTAggagaggtgcttagagaaataaaccaggcttttcttAAGCATCAGTGATTAAAAAACTCGGTTTATTTTTTTGAGCACCTCCCATTTTACAAGGCCTTATATACTCAACTGGAGTATGCCAGTAACTGTGCTTGCACCATCGTTCGTTCATGTCCTAATCGTCATCGTGATCGTGCGTTCACCTGGATTcttcccaattattttcattagccaagcAAAAAACAATTATTGTCAAACGTGCCGTGGTGGACACACTCTACTGGTCATGGTCTATGACAAGGAGGACGAGGAGACCACACAGCATCGGAGGCTTCTTCAAATTAACAGCTGTTAACAGTGATGTATTGAGTCCATCTTAAAACTAAAGATTGATGCATTTGTGCTGTCAAAAGAAAACATTTGTTCAGTGTGCCCACGACCCTAGCGTTGAGGTGGAAAATTGATCGGTCCTTGTCAAGCTGGCCGACTGGTCAATTTAGGGAAtgaattttcagaattaaattcataGGCATCGACAACATCACGATCATATATCTCTGCTCGTTTGTAACAGCGTTTGAAAGACATTGTTCGTAACAAAATTTGGTCACACGAGTTCTACACACGGACGGGTACACAACACAACCCGAAGAGAGTAGCGGCTACCAACTTCGTGGTCAAGAGACAATCCTTGCTTTTTCCAGACAAAAATGCCAACTGCCCACAAAAGCCTGAGCTCAACTTGAGCCCTGAGCATCAAACGTATTGCTTAACCAGCATAAGCCACTGCCCATGTAAATAACGCGAGTGAACATTCGGCAGGTCAGGCCGCATGCTGGTTGGCAGAAAAAATGGCTCGGCTGCTCATGTACCCAGTGATCATGTTGGTGCTATAACAACCACTGCAGGAACACAAGGATGATCTGTGTCAGTTCGATTTTGCCAGACTTGAGAGATCGCTCATAAAATACGTTCGTGGCAATTGCAAATATAAAGATGAGTGAAGTACTCACGGAATATGTGCCGACCATGGCCTAACTCTTTGTCCCAGCAGAGCTCAGATATTTGAGCATGTACTCATTGGAGGAACAGGTGTCCGCCAGATCCTGGTGTAGTTTCGTTATAGACTTCTGCAACGACTTGAGAGCAGGAAGCAAGGTCCTGGAGTTCTGCTGGATGTAGCTTCCATCAACCTTGCAAAGCTCCTGTAACGGGAATATCAGGATAAGATATCCAGCGTTTCACCAAAATCAGCAGCTTCGATAGAAAAAAGGAAGAGGAGAATGGTACCTGAGCCCAGAGCAGGATGAACTCCAGATGGGGACAGCTTTCCAGGAGGTCAGCGAATGCATCGATCAATCTCTGAAGATACTTAAAGGGAACTGATGAGCAGATTGCTCGTACATTGGATGGATCCACAGCGAAGATGCATCTCTTAATCAAGGAGTCTTCGTTTAACCGGAGGCTCAGTAAAAGGGCTCTCTGTTGTTGGTTTTCTGCAAGAGCTTCCTCCACTTTCTGTACAAACACGAAGCACAGGAATTTGTCATGGATTGATCAGCACCATTCTGGGACAATCAATTCTCAAAGAAGACATGAAGTAAATACCTCAGGAGTAACATCAATGTCAAGATCTGTTGGATCAAAAATAAATGATTCATCAACCGAGTACAACAGAACACCATCAGTGGTCGCTGCAGCAAAAGATCTTCCTGTTGGAGCAAATTTCACACATTTTGTCCGAGCTATGGGCCTTCCACGATTTGCCATGGATCCAGGTAAACCATGCCCCAGGCTACCTCTTGTTTGTTGATCAATTCCATCCTCAACATCACTATCTTCGTCGTCGATTAGATCTAGTGGACCAGCATCGGTCATATTTTTTGAGTTCAGAAAATCGAGAACTCCATCCAATGAAAGATTGCGAGTGATCTGGAATCTACGCAACAGCACCTGCATAGATGGAATTGGCAAATGTAAGAGACAATGAATAACTTCAATCATTAATGTGAATAGAAGACATTCTTACAAAGTTACAATCATGTCAATCACTGAAGATATTGCAAAGTTACAATCATGCAACTATTTCTGGTCATTAAGTCCAGCAAACAGGGTGCCAACTAATAATAGACACAGTTTTTTACCAAACTACAGTAATTGACACGAGTACATGATAGTATGGCATGATAACAAGATTGTAAAGAATGAGCATATATAAGATGGAGGCGCCTCTAAGATAGTAAAAAGAAAAGATGAGCATATATAAGATGGAGGCGCCTCTAAGatagtaaaaagaaaagaaatgaggAAATGTGTGTATGATACAGAGTTGTTTTATCACAAGAAAGATTTCCTGACCTGTTCTCCAATATCGTACATGCATATATATTTGCTGTTTCCTCCTGCTAAAATATAGCTTCCATCAGCAGAATAGCACAGCGTCGTGAAGTACTTTCCTATACTTGTATTAGCTGCGGATCTTCTATCTGTCATGAGGCGCCCACCAGAAATATCCCTGCGACCTTCAATTGTATACATCAATAAGCCATCAAAAGGATCCCAGAAATTGATTAGGCCATCTAGTGTGCTGCATGCAATCTGCCTTCCGTCAGGACGATAAGCCAAGGTAAGAACATCATGTGAGTGTTGAAACGTTTCCACAGCGCCCTTGCTCTCAAATACATCCCAAAGACGAACGGTCTTGTCCCACGATGATGAAGCCAAAATAGCCTACCAAATATAAGCTAGTTACTCTTTCTGTGAATTTACAAAATACATAGAAACAATAATAGAGCAGTTTCAGCACAATTTCCTTGTGCGAACTAACAAAGTCAATTTGTTTCAAAAACAAAGTGTGTAAGTTCTAACTACAAGGAATGAGAACCAAAAAACATCAAAGCATGGACTTACACTGATTGGTGAAAACATTAGACCATGAACTGGTCCTTGGTGGCCACTGAGTACATCCAACAAACGACCAGTCTTCATTGACCAAACATAAATCTGCATGAAAAACGTTGTGGTTATCAAGGGACTAGAAGTAGAGCATAGGCCACAAAAGGATTGCCAGAAAAATGTTGACCGCATACACCCACCTCAAATGAATCAAGTGTTCCAGCACAAATTACTTCCCCACTCTGATCTGCCGTTAAAGAAACGAATTGTCTAGGTGAAGGGGTCGTAAATGTCTTGAAGTTACGATAACGAAACAGATCCCACGCTCGAATAGTCCCATCAAGGGAGGCACTGAGAAGAGAATGGTTATTGGCCATAAAATGAACTGCAGTAACAGCATTTGTATGCTCGGAAAATGTTATGAAACAGAACCCAGTGGCAGCCGTCCAGACCTACAGAGAGCCAGTCACATGTGTCAAACTCGCAGTGCAGGAGAATGATACTTAACAAACAAAAAAAATATGGTTTCAAACCTATGAAAAACTTGTGATAGTTATCATTTCTGGTTTtcaatacatactccctccgttggaattacttgtcacaaaaaatggataaaaatggatgtatctacaactaaaatacatctagatacattcatttcttggacgagtaattccgaacagagggagtagatgaaTAGGTGCCATTTTTCGATTCAAATGAATAAGATTGACGTAAGTAGTTCTTCAAAGAGGTTAAGAAAATCAATTACTTCCTCTCAATAGCACTTCATCAAGTATCTCGACCTACTTTATGAGCCCATAACTCGTATTATTTATAATTAAAAAGGCTTTCCACCGAATTTCAAACAAGGAAGTTTTTCCCAGAGACCCCAAGCAGAAAGGGGACATAATAGCGACTGAAGTTTTATCTAAAAATACCCTCCATCAAAGTATCTCAACCTACTGTATAAGCACTACTTCTAAGTTGTAACATAGTTAACAGGCTTCTGAATAGNNNNNNNNNNNNNNNNNNNNNNNNNNNNNNNNNNNNNNNNNNNNNNNNNNNNNNNNNNNNNNNNNNNNNNNNNNNNNNNNNNNNNNNNNNNNNNNNNNNNNNNNNNNNNNNNNNNNNNNNNNNNNNNNNNNNNNNNNNNNNNNNNNNNNNNNNNNNNNNNNNNNNNNNNNNNNNNNNNNNNNNNNNNNNNNNNNNNNNNNNNNNNNNNNNNNNNNNNNNNNNNNNNNNNNNNNNNNNNNNNNNNNNNNNNNNNNNNNNNNNNNNNNNNNNNNNNNNNNNNNNNNNNNNNNNNNNNNNNNNNNNNNNNNNNNNNNNN encodes:
- the LOC119349028 gene encoding periodic tryptophan protein 2-like, giving the protein MNYRFQNLLGAPYRGGDAVFAGDSSVLLSAVGNRVATTDLAASTSLTLPFESSANIARLATSPSGDFLLACDDKGRALYANLHRRAVLHRVSFKAAPSAVRFSPDGELIAVAVGKLVQIWRSPSFRKEFFPFHLLRTFPGFAAGVTSFDWSPDSASLLVACKDLTARLLPVKRGTGNKPFLFLGHRAAVVGAFFATDKKTGKVHGVYTVSKDGAIFTWNLVEGNDAASPPSPGTPEQESEQNGEPELDAGSRKRKSLGELEEPSTTPLHLAKWELQKKNFFMQAPAKLTACDYHRDLDMVVVGFSNGVFGLYQMPDFVCHCQLSISREKITTAIFNSLGNWLVFGCAKLGQLLVWEWRSETYILKQQGHYFDVNCIAYSPDSQLIATGADDNKVKVWTAATGFCFITFSEHTNAVTAVHFMANNHSLLSASLDGTIRAWDLFRYRNFKTFTTPSPRQFVSLTADQSGEVICAGTLDSFEIYVWSMKTGRLLDVLSGHQGPVHGLMFSPISAILASSSWDKTVRLWDVFESKGAVETFQHSHDVLTLAYRPDGRQIACSTLDGLINFWDPFDGLLMYTIEGRRDISGGRLMTDRRSAANTSIGKYFTTLCYSADGSYILAGGNSKYICMYDIGEQVLLRRFQITRNLSLDGVLDFLNSKNMTDAGPLDLIDDEDSDVEDGIDQQTRGSLGHGLPGSMANRGRPIARTKCVKFAPTGRSFAAATTDGVLLYSVDESFIFDPTDLDIDVTPEKVEEALAENQQQRALLLSLRLNEDSLIKRCIFAVDPSNVRAICSSVPFKYLQRLIDAFADLLESCPHLEFILLWAQELCKVDGSYIQQNSRTLLPALKSLQKSITKLHQDLADTCSSNEYMLKYLSSAGTKS